One part of the Vicinamibacteria bacterium genome encodes these proteins:
- a CDS encoding VOC family protein: MSADQGRFCWYDLMTTDPGAAQAFYKKLVGWGTVTQEFGGQPYTMWTVGENPIGGVNALPEDARKAGAPPHWLAYVLTSDVDERLAKAKELGAKIKVPATDIPEVGRFGVFTDPQGALIAIYAPASESPGDASPAKLGEFSWHELATTNPESAFSFYQKLFGWEKTEAMDMGEAGMYQMYKQKGGEFPLGGIFKKPDEMPGPPAWLYYARVKDVHKGVETVKQLGGQILNGPMEVPGGDFIAQCLDPQGAAFAIHHTKG, translated from the coding sequence ATGTCTGCAGATCAGGGACGTTTTTGTTGGTACGACCTCATGACAACGGACCCCGGCGCCGCGCAGGCCTTCTATAAGAAGCTCGTCGGTTGGGGAACGGTGACCCAGGAGTTCGGAGGACAGCCGTACACGATGTGGACGGTGGGCGAAAACCCGATAGGAGGGGTGAACGCCCTGCCGGAGGACGCGAGAAAGGCCGGGGCCCCGCCGCACTGGCTTGCTTACGTCCTCACGTCCGACGTCGACGAGAGACTCGCCAAAGCCAAAGAGCTCGGCGCGAAAATCAAGGTTCCCGCGACGGACATCCCCGAAGTGGGCCGCTTCGGCGTTTTTACCGACCCGCAGGGCGCCCTCATCGCCATTTATGCCCCGGCGAGCGAATCGCCCGGAGACGCCTCGCCAGCGAAGCTCGGTGAGTTCTCCTGGCACGAGCTCGCAACGACGAATCCCGAGTCCGCTTTTTCGTTCTACCAAAAGCTCTTCGGCTGGGAGAAGACCGAGGCGATGGACATGGGCGAGGCGGGCATGTACCAGATGTACAAGCAGAAGGGGGGCGAATTCCCGCTCGGCGGTATCTTCAAGAAGCCCGATGAGATGCCTGGGCCTCCGGCCTGGCTCTATTACGCGAGGGTCAAGGACGTACACAAAGGGGTCGAGACGGTGAAACAGCTCGGCGGCCAGATTCTCAACGGCCCCATGGAGGTTCCCGGCGGCGACTTCATCGCCCAGTGCCTGGATCCGCAAGGAGCGGCCTTCGCCATCCACCACACGAAGGGGTAA